CAACTCCGCCTCTTCCACCAGACCGGAGAAGCCGGGCAGACGGGCGTCCAGTCCCGCCAGAACACGATCGCGCAGGGCAGGGCCCGCCGCCGTCCAATCCTGGCCGCGCAGTTCGCTTGTGCAGGCCTGGAGCGTCGCCTGAAGCCGGTAGCCCTCGCCGCTTTTGGTGACGAGCGCCTCGAAGGGCGGCAGCTCCGCCACCTCGCCGTACTTGGTTGCGTTGTGCGCCTCCTCCACCTCCGCGATGGAGGGGGCATGGATCAGGCGGGTCTGGCCGAGGCGCCCCTCGCCCACGCCCAATTCCGGCGCGGCGGAGAGCTTGGCGACCAAGGCGGCGTTTGCGCCCTTGCCCCGGGCAAAGCGCAGGTTGCGGACCATGTCGGCGTCCAGATGCTCGACGCCCAGAAGGTCCAGGCAGGACCGCCGCAGATGCAAGCTGGAAAGCACCAGGGACGCGGAGAGTGTCTCGCCGCCTTCCAATTCGACGCCCCGGGCCTTGTCGCCCTCCACCAGAATGCGGGCCGCCGGGGTGTCGGCGCGCAGCGTGACGCCCAGCGCCGCCGCCTTTCGCACCAGCGCGCGGACCAGCGCTTGCGGGCCGCCCTTGGGCCGCAGCGGCGCGCCGTCCTCCGGGTCGTTGACGCTGGCCCAGCGCAGCAGAAGCGTGAAGACCGTGTTGGGCGAGCGCGGGCCGAAGAGATTGCCGAGAACGGAATCGAGAGAATAGAGGCCCTGGACCGCATCGCCTTCGAAAACTTCCTCCAACAGGTCGGCGGCGTTCATGGCGATGATGCGCAAGAGGTCCCGCATGTCCGCCTTGCCGAGACGGCGCAGGGTGAAGCCCAGACGCCCCAGTTCCATCTTATCGTCCCAGCCGTTCTTGCCGATCTTGGGAGGACGCCGTTCCAGGAAGGGCGAAAGCGCGCCCGAAAGCCGGGTCAGCCGTGCGTGGAAGGCGCCCAGGCGCTCTGCGTCCCGCTCCGAAAAGCGCCCCAGCGCCGTGCGGCAGGCGACCGGATCGTTTGCGGGCAGCAGGAGGGAGCCGCCGTCGGGCAAGAAAGAGAGCTGATCCAACGGCTCGCTTTCCACCTGCAGGTCCAGCCGTTTGGCCAAGGCGGCGCTCAAGGGCTTTCCGAAAAGGGCGAGACCGGGCTCGGCGCTCTGCCCGTCCGGCGAGACGCGGGCGGCCATGCCGCCAAAGCGGTCGCTCGCCTCCAGCAGCAAAGTGCGCTTGCCCGCCTTTTGCAGAAGGCAGGCCGAGACGAGGCCGTTGATCCCGCCGCCGATGACGATTGCGTCGAAGGAGCTCTCAGCCATCACGCGGCCCTCCCCTTGCCGAGA
Above is a genomic segment from Limibacillus sp. containing:
- a CDS encoding NAD(P)/FAD-dependent oxidoreductase, encoding MAESSFDAIVIGGGINGLVSACLLQKAGKRTLLLEASDRFGGMAARVSPDGQSAEPGLALFGKPLSAALAKRLDLQVESEPLDQLSFLPDGGSLLLPANDPVACRTALGRFSERDAERLGAFHARLTRLSGALSPFLERRPPKIGKNGWDDKMELGRLGFTLRRLGKADMRDLLRIIAMNAADLLEEVFEGDAVQGLYSLDSVLGNLFGPRSPNTVFTLLLRWASVNDPEDGAPLRPKGGPQALVRALVRKAAALGVTLRADTPAARILVEGDKARGVELEGGETLSASLVLSSLHLRRSCLDLLGVEHLDADMVRNLRFARGKGANAALVAKLSAAPELGVGEGRLGQTRLIHAPSIAEVEEAHNATKYGEVAELPPFEALVTKSGEGYRLQATLQACTSELRGQDWTAAGPALRDRVLAGLDARLPGFSGLVEEAELISPDRIGEELGAPGGHWHHLELGLDQVYMLRPVPGLAQYRTPVEGCYLSGSSSHPGGGLGGAAGANAVTEALGAAKGGRA